A DNA window from Sphaeramia orbicularis chromosome 22, fSphaOr1.1, whole genome shotgun sequence contains the following coding sequences:
- the nat8 gene encoding probable N-acetyltransferase CML1, with translation MANIQIRKYQDEDAESVKEIFTLGMSEHVPSSFVHLLKQPLTQMVLMCVFCALMTSSKSFLLPVLAVTFLLAGARQLVVHMFKKYIETSLRKDLDKITETYIQQKDSCFWVAESDGRVVGTVACLPNQDVPECLELKRMSVRHSHRGMGIAKALCQTVADFTRERGYAAVVLYTSVVQTDAQKLYERMGYQRIREFVVPELVAKLTNFTLYEYRLELQQQK, from the coding sequence ATGGCCAACATCCAGATCAGGAAGTACCAGGACGAAGACGCCGAGTCCGTCAAGGAGATCTTCACCTTGGGCATGAGCGAGCATGTGCCGTCGTCCTTCGTGCACCTCCTGAAGCAGCCGCTGACGCAGATGGTGCTCATGTGCGTATTCTGCGCCCTCATGACCAGCTCCAAGTCCTTCCTCCTGCCCGTCCTAGCCGTCACCTTCCTCCTGGCCGGAGCCCGGCAGTTAGTCgtccacatgtttaaaaaatacattgaGACGTCCCTCAGGAAGGACCTTGACAAGATCACAGAGACCTACATACAGCAGAAGGACTCGTGTTTCTGGGTGGCGGAAAGCGACGGTCGGGTGGTGGGGACAGTGGCGTGCCTCCCCAACCAGGACGTCCCCGAATGCCTGGAGCTGAAGCGCATGTCCGTTCGCCACAGTCACCGCGGGATGGGCATCGCTAAGGCCCTCTGTCAGACCGTGGCGGATTTTACTCGGGAGAGGGGCTACGCCGCTGTGGTCCTGTACACGTCCGTGGTCCAGACGGATGCTCAGAAGCTGTATGAGCGCATGGGCTACCAGAGGATCAGGGAGTTTGTTGTTCCTGAGTTGGTCGCCAAACTGACAAACTTCACTCTGTACGAATATAGACTTGAATTACAACAGCAGAAGTAA